A region of Etheostoma cragini isolate CJK2018 chromosome 24, CSU_Ecrag_1.0, whole genome shotgun sequence DNA encodes the following proteins:
- the LOC117939317 gene encoding gamma-glutamylaminecyclotransferase B-like — MARVFVYGTLKKGQPNYYRMFESANGTAELLASAYTTQKYPLVIAGKYNIPFLLNIPGQGHRVQGEIYKVDDKMLKFLDDFEGVPTMYQRTLVHLEVKEWVGKAEGEERPKAGSITEAFVYSTTAYQPDWPSLPCYDSYDAYGDHGLEYVTREVRD, encoded by the coding sequence ATGGCTCGGGTCTTCGTCTATGGCACCCTGAAGAAGGGGCAGCCCAACTACTACCGTATGTTTGAGAGTGCCAATGGTACGGCGGAGCTTCTCGCCTCGGCCTACACCACCCAGAAATACCCACTCGTGATCGCCGGCAAGTACAATATCCCTTTCCTCCTCAACATCCCCGGCCAGGGTCACAGAGTGCAAGGCGAGATTTATAAAGTAGACGACAAGATGCTGAAATTCCTGGATGACTTTGAAGGGGTTCCCACCATGTACCAGCGAACTCTGGTCCATCTGGAGGTGAAGGAGTGGGTGGGGaaggcagagggagaggagaggccGAAAGCAGGGAGCATCACAGAAGCGTTTGTGTACAGCACGACTGCGTACCAGCCAGACTGGCCCTCACTGCCCTGCTATGACAGCTACGACGCATATGGAGATCATGGGCTCGAGTATGTGACCAGAGAAGTACGAGACTGA